A region of Perognathus longimembris pacificus isolate PPM17 chromosome 19, ASM2315922v1, whole genome shotgun sequence DNA encodes the following proteins:
- the LOC125367420 gene encoding NADH dehydrogenase [ubiquinone] 1 alpha subcomplex assembly factor 2-like, with translation MGWAPGLLRTAWRALSKEVKEHVGTDPFGNKYYYIPEYKNWRGKTIREKRILEAAKKNEVDYEVGTIPTEWEAWIRKTRKTPQTMEEILKNEKYREEIKRKGQDFYEKAKLLGNERKEELLPPPMPTEQKGHASAPHFGKEEPSVAPTSTGKTFQPGSWMPQGDKRHTQ, from the coding sequence ATGGGCTGGGCTCCGGGTCTGCTCCGCACCGCGTGGAGAGCACTGTCCAAGGAGGTGAAGGAGCATGTGGGCACCGACCCCTTCGGGAACAAGTACTACTATATCCCGGAGTACAAGAACTGGAGAGGGAAAACTATACGAGAGAAAAGGATTCTAGaagcagcaaagaaaaatgaagtagacTATGAAGTAGGGACCATCCCAACAGAATGGGAAGCTTGGattagaaagacaagaaagactCCACAAACTATGGAGGAAAtactaaagaatgaaaaatatagagaagaaataaaaagaaaaggccaagatTTCTATGAGAAAGCAAAACTGCTCGGcaatgagaggaaggaagagctcTTGCCTCCGCCCATGCCAACTGAGCAGAAAGGCCATGCCTCTGCTCCACACTTTGGAAAGGAAGAACCCTCGGTGGCGCCCACCAGCACTGGGAAAACCTTCCAGCCAGGGTCCTGGATGCCACAAGGGGACAAGAGACACACCCAATGA